A region of Panicum virgatum strain AP13 chromosome 8N, P.virgatum_v5, whole genome shotgun sequence DNA encodes the following proteins:
- the LOC120685153 gene encoding laccase-15-like — MKCWSLPDASTAITIAAVIFLHAIIPPAAMAAVVEHTFIVSQVKMTHLCNETLVTLVNGQFPGPAIEVTDGDSVTVHVVNKSPYDLTIHWHGVKQQLNCWADGVPMITQCPILPNHNFTYKFNVAGQEGTLWWHAHVAFLQATVHGALVIRPRHGASSYPFPKPHKEIPIILGEWWQMDLERADWGIAHGVDLYFGASTINGKLGDLYNCSGSIEDGYVLDVEPGKTYLLRVINAALFAEYYLKIAGHKFTVVASDANYVTPYTTDVIAIAPGETMDALVVADAAPGRYYMVALPNQSPEPDPQSPVLITRGIVQYRRVQAPAGDTPVSPEMPDQDDLMPSLHFHANLTGLLHHPHQPTPVPTQVDERLFITLGLGTVCRRGHSCKRSQSNETFTVATMNNISFQQPAVATPLLKLHYHNTNRMDMLLQELPDKAPRVFNYTDPALIPPGPKEAKLEPTSKAALARRFRHGTVVEVVFQGTALLQSESNPMHLHGHDVFVLAQGEGNYDAARDVARYNLVNPAIKNTVHVPRLGWVAIRFVADNPGIWYMHCHFGFHLTMGMVALFIVEDGLTTDTSLPAPPADFPSCRHI; from the exons aTGAAGTGCTGGAGCTTGCCTGACGCGTCCACTGCAATCACCATTGCTGCTGTCATCTTCCTCCATGCCATTATTCCACCAGCGGCCATGGCTGCTGTCGTCGAACACACCTTTATT GTGAGCCAGGTGAAAATGACGCACTTGTGCAACGAGACGCTGGTCACTTTGGTGAACGGGCAGTTCCCAGGGCCAGCGATAGAGGTCACAGATGGAGATTCGGTGACCGTTCATGTGGTCAACAAGTCACCCTATGACTTAACAATCCACTG GCATGGCGTGAAGCAGCAGCTCAACTGTTGGGCAGACGGGGTGCCAATGATCACCCAGTGCCCAATTCTACCGAACCACAACTTCACGTACAAGTTTAACGTTGCTGGGCAAGAAGGAACACTGTGGTGGCATGCTCATGTTGCCTTCCTCCAGGCAACCGTGCACGGTGCTCTAGTCATCCGGCCAAGACACGGGGCCAGCTCGTATCCATTTCCAAAGCCTCACAAGGAGATCCCCATCATTTTAG GTGAGTGGTGGCAGATGGACCTTGAACGTGCAGATTGGGGCATAGCACACGGTGTCGATCTTTACTTCGGTGCATCGACAATAAATGGAAAGCTTGGAGATCTCTACAACTGCTCTG GTTCCATTGAGGATGGATACGTGCTAGATGTGGAACCCGGCAAAACCTACCTGCTACGAGTAATCAATGCCGCGCTCTTCGCCGAGTACTACTTGAAGATCGCCGGCCACAAGTTCACGGTGGTTGCCTCAGACGCCAACTATGTTACCCCCTACACCACAGATGTCATCGCCATTGCACCTGGCGAGACGATGGATGCCCTTGTGGTCGCCGACGCAGCTCCCGGCAGATACTACATGGTAGCCCTGCCCAACCAGTCGCCAGAGCCAGACCCGCAGAGTCCGGTATTGATCACAAGAGGAATAGTCCAGTATCGCAGAGTACAAGCACCCGCCGGTGATACTCCAGTGTCACCTGAGATGCCTGACCAGGATGACCTGATGCCATCGCTCCACTTCCATGCCAACCTGACCGGCTTACTACACCATCCTCATCAGCCCACGCCGGTACCGACACAAGTTGATGAGCGCTTGTTCATCACACTCGGTCTGGGCACCGTCTGCCGGCGAGGACACTCCTGCAAGAGGAGCCAGAGTAATGAGACCTTTACGGTGGCGACCATGAACAACATCTCCTTCCAGCAACCGGCGGTAGCCACGCCATTGTTGAAGCTACACTACCACAACACCAACCGCATGGACATGCTGCTGCAAGAACTCCCAGACAAGGCCCCGCGGGTGTTTAACTACACCGACCCAGCCCTCATCCCACCAGGACCCAAGGAGGCGAAGCTGGAGCCGACATCGAAGGCGGCACTCGCACGACGTTTCCGCCATGgcacggtggtggaggtggtgtTCCAGGGTACCGCGCTGTTGCAGAGTGAGTCGAACCCGATGCACCTACATGGGCATGATGTGTTCGTGCTCGCTCAGGGGGAAGGAAACTATGATGCAGCGAGGGATGTGGCAAGGTACAACCTTGTGAATCCAGCCATCAAGAACACCGTGCATGTCCCAAGGCTTGGGTGGGTCGCTATCCGCTTCGTCGCAGATAACCCAG GTATATGGTACatgcattgtcattttgggTTTCATCTTACGATGGGCATGGTAGCATTGTTCATCGTAGAGGATGGGTTAACTACGGACACATCCCTCCCGGCACCACCTGCGGATTTTCCATCATGTCGCCATATCTAA